CCACTAATGTTAGTGTACCATAAATATAATTTGTCGTAGTTTAAGTGTATTGATCTTACCACATTGTGTTGTTTTCTTAGCTCTCTCTGGAAATCATTTgtataattaagtgataatgcccgagaagccagtgtttcgaggatatattggcacgggtgttgtgcaaactggcttcgagggcattatcatttTTATACAACGGATTACCGacatattaaaataatgattgacatattttaattttcaacgttattttgatgaatttattcatactatttcatccttccactagatatagtcccgacacaaatctagggttgctacccaagccggctggtcgtttgttctattggtttggttgccagagactcgacccagtcgttcagtctttctgttctgtatctatggacgtgatccagttgttcgttctaaatgttccattgccatactggctggcaatgtttatatcccttgcttgctagctagccaactacggctaacttacagtcacgtcaaacagtgcagccagaataacaacaaagtagctgcatttgcatttgtttaagctgttttctagtgacatttattcaGACACAACCATAACActgagctaatgaggcgcgattcgcctggcatagaaaatgtgctctctcgtcaggacactgttgttcagaggagctagccaacaacagactgcaaactagctgcacttcgttgaattttttttgtataaatccataaaaatgatgccagctgattcatgatttcgactggctaagaaacactgcctgtctgtctgtctcgtcccgacttcccgacacgttcattactatgtaACAGCTGGagattgtttcaatattcaaattcaatgttgcaaatgtcagagagacagacagcaaggtttatacaaatctctgctgttaaAAACTAAGTgttagtctaaaataaatgtgagataatgtctagatgctttttatagtggagatcaagtttataaagtgCCTggtgggctgatgagacagtggattgtgcagtcagatggaacaaagtaaataggcattttaacatcatagatttagccattGGTGATTTGTGGAACAGACACAGGATGgaattagacccacccattgtataactACTGTTAATACACATACTTTTGAAAGTTAATCTCCTCACTCAATCTAACATCTGTATTACTCGATGTTACAAGACCTCTATGTACCCTCAAAATGGCAAGTGTGTACTTAGATTCTAAAAAGTGAAGGGTCAATCTCAGGCTACTCTCAGTTGAGGTTGTTTGAAGCCAAGCCGAGTTAAAGCCATCTGGGAGGTTATTGCAGTTTTCTGTTCCCTGGTCTCCGGTGGTGTATTTCCCAGGATTCCCTGTTATGaagatctctcgctctctctcattttgtTGTAACACTATTGGCTGTTACAGtcccctcctctatccttctgtcctatttgtctgtctgtcatgcCGTGGTGCTCATCCCTTTCCTCTGCCATAACCACTTCCTCCTCTGGCTCCATTCCGGCTCCACTGCTGACCTTAAGTCAAAGGAAGTAAGTCCACCCGTCCTACATCCCTGACCTCTGGTGTGACCCCAACCCTCTGTCTACTCTATTCCTCTGGGTGTGCACTGACAACCCACGCTGATGCATGTTGGgatgtgtttgtttgtgaatGGGGACGGGTCTCTGTATATGAATTTGTCTGTATATCTTCACATTACTATGATTTCAATGACAAAGGTTTTTGATTAATAAACTAGCACAACATTTTATtcttaaaataataaaatataaaataataaaataatacatcTATTTCTGCTTTTGGAAGACACAAGTAAGCAAAGGCAACTGTCTGTAGCTCTGTGGATGATATGAAGTCTTGAAATAATTGCCATTCACAAGCATATATGGTATAATATAACTTTCTCTCCAAGCACATAAAGCCAGTCACAGTATGTTGATATCCagtgatttgattgattgatgcacTTGCTGCATAGGTTTATCTTTGAGCAAAAAGGCACACAGCGGATCATGGTCATCAACAACTGCGGCCTGAATGATGACGCTGCCTATTCCGTAGCCGCGGGAGAAGAGAAGTGTACCACAGAGCTGTTTGTCAAAGGTACCCCTCTCCATTCCATCATCCTTCTCTCTTCATTTTAATGTCTCTTTGAGGAATTAGTGGGACCAGAATGTGGTCTCTCCACAATTTCACACTTCACTGTTTCTAATTATATTGATGCCTTTTCTGATTTGTATCTTACCTTGCTGCAGAGTTACCAGTGAAGATTACTAAAGAGATTGAGGCGGTGAAAACGACAGTGAACGAGAGGATTGAGTTGGCGTGTGAAGTGTCTGAAGAAGGAGCTCAAGTAAAATGGTAGGGCTATGTCAacttattgtgtgtgtatgtgttttttccccccttgtgtccctgtgtgttttcccttgtgtccgtgtgtgtgtgttttttcccctgtgtgtgtgttttctccttgtgtgtgtgtgtgtgtgtgtgcgtgtgtgtgtgtgtgtgtgtgtgtgtgagcctctAACCTTTCATCTTCCCCCTCAGGTGTAAGAACGGCGTGGAGGTCCCGACAGGGCCCCGGTCACGCTACCGTGTCAAGTCTGAGGGGCTGAAACACTGGCTAATCATTGACGATGCCTCAAAGGAGGACACTGGAACCTTCTCCCTCATGGCCTCTGGGGGAACCTCTGAAGCCAAAGTCCAGGTTGAATGTGTGTATTTcacttccctctcctttcctcacacGTTCTCTCTTACTGAGAAACTGTAGATCAACTAAATTGATGACTATTTTGTATTTCTTCTATCCTCTTATTTCTTTCCATTCTTCCCTTCATCAGTGAAGCCACTGAAGATTATTCAGGATTTGCAGGACATGACAGTGCTTTTGGGCCAGCCACTGAAGATGCACTGTGAGATCTTCCCTGGGAATGTTCCAGGTCGTTGGTACAGGAATGGACAGCTGATCCAGTCCAACGACCGCATCAACATCCTGCAAAGAGCCAAGTATGTCACTTCCCTCCCACTCGCCCATCTCCTCAGCCCCATACCTGTGTTCATGGGAGTTTCACACCTGGTCAAGTAACAGAGGAAAAAATTCTGGGCCCAAATCAGGATTCACCATTAGGCCCATGTAACCTGAGCAAGAAAAACTCTGGGCCTTTgcccttccctctgtcctcctgtctttTTCATATTGATTAAGCTGTCTTCTCACTTGTTTTCTTGTTTTGACAGGAACCACCGATTAGAAATTGTGAACAGCACCATTCACGATGCCGGGGATTATACCTTTGTGCCAGAGGGATACTCTCAGAGCCTCTGTGCCAAAGTTCATATCGTTGGTACAGTCATTTTAATGATACAAAACCGTCCGTGGGTTGATAGGAATATTATAGAGCACTTACTTGTTTTCTTCCTTGTCCCGTTCTTACAGATCCTCCCAGGGTGCACCTGGAGAGCTTGAACTTCCCTGACAACACAGTGACCATTGTGGCAGGAAATAAACTCCGCGTGGAGATCCCCATCAGTGGAGAACCAGCACCCAGAGTGGtgtggatgaagggagagagggtgagtgcTGACCTGGGTCAAAATAGGCTTcattgggcctcccgggtggcgcagtggttaagggcgatGTACTGCAGccccagctgtgccatcagagactctgggttcgcgcccaggctctgtcgtaaccggccaagACCcgtgtggcgggccgggcgcagtgcgcgctaaccaaggtttccaggtgcacggtgtttcctccgacacattggtgcggctggcttccgggttggaaaaagtgcggcttggttgagttgtgtatcggaggacgcatgactttcaaccttcgtctctcccgagcccgtacgggagttgtagcgatgagacaatatagtagctactaaaaacaattggataccccgaaattacagtacagtatacatactgaATGTATGGGTACAGTACAATCTACTATTTGCCATCGTAGGTAATCCTTGACTCGGGCCACCGTGTGCGAGCTGAAACCTTCTCGGACCACACCAGCCTCACCATTGACATCGCAGAGAAGGAGGACACAGGAAACTACAAGATAGTCCTGCAGAACGAGGCTGGGGAAGCAGGGGCTAGCATCAAAGTCAAGGTGGTGGATATCCCAGACCCTCCTGAAGTTCCCCTGGTCACGGAGGTGGGAGGAGACTGGTGCTCTATGACATGGGAACCCCCGATCTATGACGGAGGCTCACCCATCTTAGGTAGGTCTGTGTGGGTGGTTTTATGCTAACAAGTTGGATATTCTGGTGTGTGTATATGATATAGAACTATGCTTTTTCCCAAAGGCTACTTCATCGAAAGGAAGAAGAAGCAGAGTTCCAGATGGATGAGGCTGAACTTTGACCTGAACAAAGAGACCACATTTGAGCCTAAAAAGATGATTGAGGGTGTCCCGTACGAGGTGCGCGTCTTTGCTGTGAATGCCATCGGTGTGTCCAAACCCAGCGAGCCATCCAAAGCCTTTGTGCCGCTGGGTGAGTTCTGAGTACGCGATGTTCGCTTGGCAATGTAATCTTTGTGACAAAGCCAGTGAGGTGACACTTACAGTACAAAGGCGTTATCCTCTTATGTAAGCCAATACGGTTTCTcctgtggttatattatatcacgATAGTGGGAGAAAAATGAAAGAGCCAGTACTGTGATACTGTGTGATAGTGCAGGCCATTGTGTGGGCTGCCCTTCCCCTTTGCAGCTGTTCCTCTGATACCCAACTATTCCAAGCATTCCGCATTCTGACTGTGACCTCCACTGGACGTGGCCGGGGCTTTAGGAGATATTAAATATGTCTTTATAATGGCTGCCAAATCATCTAGGGCTTATAGGTTTAGGAGATCAGCCTCCCACAGGGTTCAATATGAGTTAAACGTGATGCAGAATATAAGAATAGACGTTAAGAGCCGCCCCTAATCAGATCTGGTGAACAGATTGATGACATACCAGCGCCAGCTAGAGGGGTGTCCCACACACATGGGCATGAAGGTGTTTCTTACATTGTATGCATTATACTGTTATTATGGCAATTGGAGATCCACTTTTGACAAGGCATACTATGCAAGGAAATGTTTGTGTGAAGTCCAACCGTTGTAACACTCTCACACTGATTGCTCTCAGCTGTGACCAGCGAGCCCACCATGCTGGTGGTGGATGATGTCACAGACACCACGGTGACCATGAAGTGGCGTCCCCCGGACACCATCGGAGCTGCAGGCTTAGACGGCTACCTGGTGGAGTATTGCATCGAAGGAAGTAAGAAGCATTCGATTTTATAACTAGAACCCACTTGATTTTTCATGATCAGCAGAAACTCCTGGCCTGTTAATAAGTATTACCTGCTGTGTTAAGTCTATGGACATGTTCTTCACAGCTGATGACTGGAGAGTAACCAATAAGGAGCTGACAGAGAAGACTAAGTACACCATCACTGGCCTCCCTCCAGAGGCTAAGATCCTGGTTAGGGTAAGGGCTATCAATGCTGCCGGCGCCAGCACTCCCAGAACACTTCAGCACTCTATCCTGGTCAAAGAGGTCATCGGTGAGTCCTAGCCACTCTCCACTTCTCTTTTTGATGTCTGTATGTATTATTTATTAGCAAGGCTTAAGCAACAGGGCTAGGAACATGACATTTGATACACAAGTCCAAAAGACAACAGTTCATcaaatatttacagtgccttcggaaagtattcagaccccttgatgttttccacattttgttacgttacagccttattctaaaatggatttaaaaaaaaataaaaaatcagcaATCTatacagaataccccataatgacaaagcgaaaacaggtttttagaaaaatgtGTGAATGTattaatataaaaaataaaataacgtatttgcataagtattcagatcctttgctatgagactcgaattgagctcaggtgcatcctgtttccattgatcatctttgagttgtttctacatcttgaatggagtccacctgtggtaaattaaattgattggacatgatttgtaaaaggcacacacctgcctatataaggtcccacaattgacactgcatgtcagatcaaaaaccaagccatgaggtcaaatgaattgtccgtagagctccgagacaggattgtgtcaaggcacagatctggggaagggtaccaaaacatttctgcagcattgaaggttcccaagaacacagtggcctccatcattcttaaatggaagaagtttttcCTAGagcttttcctagagctggccgaccggccaaactgagcaatctggggagaagggccttggtcagggaggttaccaagaacccaatggtcactctgacagagctctagagttcctctgtggagatgggagaaccttccagaaggacgaccatctctgcagcaccccacaaatcaggactttatggtaaagtgtccagacggaagccactactcagcAAAAAGCACCTAACAGCCCGctctgagtttgccaaaaggcacctaaagactctcagaccatgagaaacaagattctctggtctgatgaaaccaagattgaactctttggcctgaatgccaagcgtcacgtctcgaggaaacctggcaccatccctacggtgaagcatggtggcggcagcatcatgctgtggggatgtttttcagcagcagggactgggagactagttaggatcaagggaaagatgaacgtagcaaagtacagagagatccttgatgaaaacctgctccacagcgctcaggacctcagactggggcggaatttcaccttccaacaggacaacaacctgaaaatagctgtgcagcaaagtttcccatccaaactgacagagcttgagaggatttgcagagaagaatgggcgaaactccccaaatacagatgttccaagcttgtagtgtcattcccaagactcaatgctgtaatcgctgcaaaagatgcttcaacaaagtactgagtaaagggtctgaatacttatgtaatgtgatatttcagttgtttggTTTTGTATAAATTATCCAAaaattctaaaacctgttttttctttgtcattatggggtattgtgtgtagattaatgcggattatttcatttaaaaaaaatcaattttagaataaggctgtaacgtaacaaaatatggaaagtcgttgggtctgaataccttccgaaggcactgtagataaaaAATAATTACAAAATGTAAGTAATCACATTCCATCCACTTATCTGACCTGTCCTCTTCCCAGAACCACCTAAGATCCGCATCCCCCGTCATTTGAAACAGACGTACACTCGTAAAGTCGGAGAAGCAGTCAATCTCGTTATTCCATTCATGGTAAGGCAATAACAGAAAATGGCTCAACTACCTTCAGTGAAAGCCCTTTAGTAAATCATATGTAGTTAGATTCATGCTCCTATGCAATATGTGACATGTAGGGCAAGCCCAGGCCAAAGGTGAGCTGGCTGAAGGAGGGCCAGACGGTGGACCCCACGCAGGTCACTATCCGCAACACAGACTGTGACAGCATCATCTTCATCCGCAAAGCAGAGAGGAAGCACTCTGGGAAGTATGATAtgaaggtggaggtggagaaccACGTGGACACGGCCATCGTAGACATCCAGATAGTAGGTGGGTCAAAGGACACTGACAGGAAGGATATCCTGATCTCACAGTTAAAGTTGTTTAGACATAGATCAATTAAGCACTTGTATCGGTCATTTTTACAGATTGAATCAAACAGAAAGTAGAAGGAAAAAATACTATAAAAGGGAAAGATCTCATTGTAAAGAGTTGATCGAGTTGAATGTTTTTAGCTTTGTTCTGCCCTTTATTCCCTATCAAATTTTTCACAGCAGCTAATGTCTAGCACATAAATAAGACCCATACTGATGTTAATGATGTCAACGGATTAATCTCTCCACTCAGACCTCCCAGGGCCTCCACAGTGTGTGAAGATAGATGAGGTCTGGGGAGGAAACGTGGCTCTGGACTGGACCCCTCCAAAGGACAATGGCAACGCCGCCATTACAGGCTACACCATCCAGAAAGCAGACAAGAAGACCATGGTATAAGTCTGCTGAATGCATCACTTGGTACTGTACTATATGGAATCAgtatgagggagagattgttacAGGAAAAGTACCTCTGTATGTATTATGCATATGGAATTCAAGTGTATGTGCTACTCAATGTGATCCCCTGCATGTTTAAACGAATCTGCTCTCTATGGGACAGGAGTGGTACACGTGTATTGAGCACTACCACCGCACCTGTATCACCATCACAGAGCTGGTGGTGGGGAACGAGTACTACTTCAGAATCTACTCTGAGAACATGGTGGGTCTGAGCGAGGGTGCCACCCAGACCAAGGACAGCGCCCTCATCGTTAAAGAAGGTATGTGTGagctcctctgtgtgtgtggggggggtgtggggggggggggggggggggataccatATGGAAAGCAATGAAAAATATGACCAGTATGTCATCCCCTCTACTTTCTAATATTATGGACCAACTCATTCAAAAAGCAGATGGACATGAACATCAGTCACTTCCTTTTTCGTTTTCTTCTTTGTTTTTTTGTCACAAGGTAACGATACATAGTGATAAAATATTCATTTTTACAGAATTGGACCAGTTGCTTTCATTTAAAGATGGCTTATACACTACATATCATGTTTCATTGTACTGTTAATGCCGATGTTGCTGTCTCTGACCGCAGATGATGAATTAAAATACTGTCTCTCCTTCAATCATGATCACAAGGGAAATTCCCCCATGATACAGCCCAGCGCCTGTATCATGTACAACCCCattcttcctcccttccttcctccgcAGGCATGCAACTGAAGAACCCAGAGTACATCGACCACGACTTCAAAGAGCCTCCCAAGTTCACCCAGCCCCTCATCAACACCTTCGCCATCGCTGGCTACAACGCCACCCTCAACTGCAGCGTCCGCGCCAACCCACGGGTAGTTGTAGCccgggtcccagatctgtttgtgctgtcttgccaacttcaTTTCGGCAATTGGAGTTGGCAAGacgacacaaacagatctgggacttaGGCTAGGTGTGTAGGACCGTACTTAGACAGTGCCTACACCAATTCTCTGGGAATGTTCTGTCCAACTAAACTCCTGGACATGGTTGTGGTATCATTGCTGCTGATGTTCAGTCCTGCCTATTAATTAGTAATTGATTTAGACATGGGAAACCAAGTTCTGTATGTCTTCTCTATTGACTCTGGCCAATCAATGGCATGAATTGATAAATTAGGAGTCAAACCTAAAGACTGCAGCCCTGAAGCTGGGACATCCAATGTCCTGGCCTAGTGGGTCATCTTAGGCCTTAGGTCAGCTTGTTCCCCATACCCCTCCAGGCTGTTCCCCATACCCCTCGAGCCTGTTCCCCATACCCCTCAAGCCTGTTCCCCATACCCCTCCGGCCTGTTCCCCATACCCCTCCAGCCTGTTCCCCATACCCCTCCGGCCTGTTCCCCATACCCCTCCCACCTGTTCCCCATACCCCTCCAGCCTGTTCCCCATACCCCTCCAGGATGGACTAGGTCCAAATGGTCCAGGCCCCCAGCTGTATGCTGAAAGCTTTACACCTGCAGCCTGCTCTTTCTGACCGCCTCTCAACCACGGCAGCCTTTACACCTGACAGCTATCCTCTCTCTAACAACACATCTCTAGTCAGCTGCCTGAAGTTTTTTGTTGAGAGGTTGAAAAACTGCTTAAATTAACAGACCATGGGCACCATGTAAATATAAGGGTTTATCTGATTAATGCACTCTTGGTAATAAGATATGACTGTTCATAACAGTGTATCTCTAACTTGAACAATGTATTGGCCCTCTCACtgagaaaatagtacaaatcCACAGACCAGTaaaacattgcaatgtattgAATGCTTCTGAAATAATGTACTACAACATATTGAGTTGACAAATGTTTTAATGATACAGTGGCGAGGACTTTTATACTACTTGATAAACATTATGGGGAGTAACTTGCGAAACATCCCTGACTTAATTGAGTATTGATATTTTAGAGGCTTCTCTGGGAAACGGGCTAACCTTCTCTGTTTTTGACTTCAGCCCAAAGTGATTTGGATGAAGAATAAGATAGCCATCATTGACGACCCGCGCTACCGCATGTTTAGCAACCAAGGGGTCTGCACCCTGGAGATCCGGAAACCCAGCCCCTACGACGGGGGCATGTACTCCTGCAAGGCCATTAATTACCTGGGTGATGCACTAGTGGAGTGTAAACTGGAGGTTAAAGGTCAGTTTGGGCTGTAGGGGTACCTGGAAACCTGCGGTGTATGTTATCCACATGTGTACAGTATTAGGTGTCAAGACTCTTTGGTGACGTAGATCAGTACATAGTTTGTTTCAGTGACTACACCACCAAAGGCCCGTCCGTATCAGCTGTGGTCCTGTAAGTATCCGTCGTACATATATCGTATATGATATATGCTTATATTGTCATATACAATATCCACAGGGTTTGTCATTACATCACCCCTGCTACTCCAATGAGGAACAACGTATTACATCACGTGGCTGAACTCAATCTATGCATTTCCTTCTCATTTTAAACATGTTCATCTAGTTACAGGTGTTCATACAAGACTTCAGTAACGTCACTTGTGTTCAGCCAAATCCTGTTCATCTGACTACCACTGTTGAATTTCCTACCACAACTTCAAAGTCGCATCGTCAAATGTAGCATGCTTCACCAACACAGCATGGTCCAATTCTTCCTAAGGCGTCATCACACATCAACACCTCATAACTCAAACGCGCACCAATACGTATTGTTCTAGATGTAGTTCCCTTGTTCGATGAATACTATCTTGTGGCTCCATGTTTTAGTGTCTCCCCTCAACAGATGGTGATGTTCCTTCAATTACGTGTTTAACTCCTCATATAAAATGAGTTCAATAACTGACCAGTATTCCCTGGAGAACACATAACTCCCCCATGTAAACATTTGGAtaacccctcttctcttctctcccccccagTCCCCACTCAGGAATAGTGAATGTATGTTCTCATCCAAGGTAAGCTTTCATATGGTTTTGGCATATGAAGCTTATGTCATTCATTCTGCATCTGTCAAATGCCAATAATACAGCTTTTCTCAGCAGTACTAGGTGGTCTATTTAAGTTCACACCCACCCGTCTGAAAGAGTACCAAGGGAAGGAATGCAAGAGTTCAGGGCTTGCCTGCTTTAGTCCAAATGGATGTGTGATatgtacagtaacataatagatTGTGTATGTGGCTCTAGACACTGTATGGACAGTGTTCATTGGAGCCAGTTACTTTCCAATAACACTCTAGGGTTGCTGTCTAGGGTGGCTGTCTAAAGTCAAGCGTACCCCTAACATTTCAGAAGTCTATTTTAACGGTTGGTGTGACGTGCCTGCTTGTATGACCTGTGTTTCCCTGGTAACCGTGTTTGTTCCTCATCTAACATATGCCACACACAAAAGGTGAGTAACCTTCAAAGTAGTGCAAATGGCCTGATTGTGACATCAGAGTAAATACCAACATTTGCAGAGCATGGCTCTTTATTGAAGATTAAAGGTTGAAATTATGCTTACATTATTTTCCAGAAGTCGTTACTCCAGGATGGTGTCCTGTACATATGTGTTATATTTACTGGGGTAATAAGATACAATTCATCCATAGATCACTTTCTGCTGAttaatacatacagtggggcaaaaaaatatttagtcagccaccaattgtgcaagttctcccacttaaaaagatgagagaggcctgtaattttcatcataggtacacttcaactatgacagacaaaattaggggaaaaaatcctgaaaatcacattgtaggattttttatgaatttatttgcaaattatggtggaaaataagtatttggtcacctacaaacaagcaagatttctggctctcacagacctgtaacttcttctttaagaggctcctctgtcctccactcgttacctgtattaatggcacctgtttgaacttgttatcagtataaaagacacctgtccacaacctcaaacagtcacactccaaactccactatggccaagaccaaagagctgtcaaaggacaccaaacacaccgcccgggcaacgaaggagtggcttcgtaagaagcatttcaaggtcctgggggggcctagccagtctccagatctcaaccccatagaaaatctttggagggagttgaaagtccgtgttgcccagcaacaggcccaaaacatcactgctctagaggagatctgcatggaggaatgggccaaaataccagcaacagtgtgtgaaaaccttgtgaggacttacagaaaacgtttgacctctgtcattgccaacaaagggtatataacaaagtattgagataaacttttgttattgaccaaatacttattttccaccataatttgcaaataaattcataaaaaatcctacaatgtgattttcaggattttttctcctaattttgtctgtcatagttgaagtgtacctatgatgaaaattacaggcctctctcatctttttaagtgggagaacttgcgcaattggtgactgacaatacttttttgcccaactgtaGATGATATATCTATAGTAGGCCTATATTCGACACAATAGGGTTATTATCATTTGTGTCAATGCACCATTTATTATGTACTAGAGAAGGCTTTAATCCAGTTAATGTTCCTGAGCTTCTTGGCGCATTTTGGGCCTACTTAGTGAATGGCCATGTCATGGCTCCTATAGCTCTGCCACTGTAAGCCTAGGCAGATATAGATTTACTCACAGACTCAAAAGTGACGTATTGCACCTGTCCTTTACTGACACTGTCTCTATTTTCTCTCCTCACTACTATCCACTTTGGTATCTCTTCTTTTTTGTACTGTATGGTGTCTCTCTTCTGTTTCTTTGTTGCAGACTCACCCTCTTTTCGCTGTTTCAGTGTCTGTTTCGATGTTGCACGCTGACCCTCTGCTATTTTCCTGTTGGACTCTTACGATCTTCTCTCTGTTAAAGATTGATCGTCTtcgctctctttcactttctctctatagctcctaacaacaaattgagtgtctctcctttctcccccaggGGGCTTTACCTTCTCTGAGCTCATGCAGCGTGGAGTGCCTTTACACCTGATCGATAAGTACATGAGCGAGACCAAGGCCGTGGAGCAGCCAGAGAAGTAGTCGGACTGAGCAACCACTGATACGCCTAGGCTGCCCGGAACCTGTCGTCACACCACTAGTGATCTGCCTCTCACCAGCAGTCGAGGGAGgggctggagggggagggagggttgtACTGGACTTTGGCATGGCATGCTGTGTGCGGGAGCTAGTTACCATAGAAGAAGCCAATTCATCACCAGCTTTGTGTCATC
Above is a genomic segment from Oncorhynchus clarkii lewisi isolate Uvic-CL-2024 chromosome 33, UVic_Ocla_1.0, whole genome shotgun sequence containing:
- the LOC139392707 gene encoding myosin-binding protein C, slow-type-like isoform X8, encoding MLFLGPGSRCQSPQRKMRCPMVRKMIASMCQPWGEKTQETMGLLDVNIFFKHGKMNDISLWSLGEGQAPEDLDKPVDTPPLSSLLIERPQGGSITVGGDISFVAKVEAQDLLRKPTIKWFKGKWMDLASKTGKHLQLKETFDRRTKIHTFEMHIIKAKDNYAGNYRCEVTYKDKFDSCSFDLEVKELEQSQSVDIRSAFKRSSEGHEDAGDLDFSGLLKHREPKQDETPEVDVWEILKSARPDQYEKIAFEYGITDLRGLLKRLKKTKKEEKKSEAFAKKLDPAYQVDKGGKIRLVVDLADPTVELKWYKNGQEIRPTPKFIFEQKGTQRIMVINNCGLNDDAAYSVAAGEEKCTTELFVKELPVKITKEIEAVKTTVNERIELACEVSEEGAQVKWCKNGVEVPTGPRSRYRVKSEGLKHWLIIDDASKEDTGTFSLMASGGTSEAKVQVELKPLKIIQDLQDMTVLLGQPLKMHCEIFPGNVPGRWYRNGQLIQSNDRINILQRAKNHRLEIVNSTIHDAGDYTFVPEGYSQSLCAKVHIVDPPRVHLESLNFPDNTVTIVAGNKLRVEIPISGEPAPRVVWMKGERVILDSGHRVRAETFSDHTSLTIDIAEKEDTGNYKIVLQNEAGEAGASIKVKVVDIPDPPEVPLVTEVGGDWCSMTWEPPIYDGGSPILGYFIERKKKQSSRWMRLNFDLNKETTFEPKKMIEGVPYEVRVFAVNAIGVSKPSEPSKAFVPLAVTSEPTMLVVDDVTDTTVTMKWRPPDTIGAAGLDGYLVEYCIEGTDDWRVTNKELTEKTKYTITGLPPEAKILVRVRAINAAGASTPRTLQHSILVKEVIEPPKIRIPRHLKQTYTRKVGEAVNLVIPFMGKPRPKVSWLKEGQTVDPTQVTIRNTDCDSIIFIRKAERKHSGKYDMKVEVENHVDTAIVDIQIVDLPGPPQCVKIDEVWGGNVALDWTPPKDNGNAAITGYTIQKADKKTMEWYTCIEHYHRTCITITELVVGNEYYFRIYSENMVGLSEGATQTKDSALIVKEGMQLKNPEYIDHDFKEPPKFTQPLINTFAIAGYNATLNCSVRANPRPKVIWMKNKIAIIDDPRYRMFSNQGVCTLEIRKPSPYDGGMYSCKAINYLGDALVECKLEVKGGFTFSELMQRGVPLHLIDKYMSETKAVEQPEK